A DNA window from Jaculus jaculus isolate mJacJac1 chromosome 1, mJacJac1.mat.Y.cur, whole genome shotgun sequence contains the following coding sequences:
- the Sdr42e1 gene encoding short-chain dehydrogenase/reductase family 42E member 1 isoform X2, with product MAIQRSPKETVLITGGGGYFGFRLGCALNQKGVHVILFDISSPSQSLPEGITFVRGDIRHLSDVETAFQDADITCVFHIASYGMSGREQLNQTLIEEVNVGGTDNVLRICQRRGVPRLVYTSTFNVVFGGQVITNGDESLPYLPLHLHPDHYSRTKSIAEKKVLEANGLALDQGNGVLRTCALRPAGIYGPGEQRHLPRIVSYIERGLFKFVYGDPSSLVEFVHVENLVQAHLLASEALKADKEHIASGKPYFISDGRPVNNFEFFRPLVEGLGYEFPTTRLPLTLIYFCAFLIEVVHFILGRLYNFQPFLTRTEVYKTGVTHYFSLEKAKKELGYAPQQFGLQEVVEWFKAHGHGRSAEGQDSGCLLWDWVLVFLLAVSFLTWFPPSTTVSA from the exons ATGGCTATCCAAAGATCCCCAAAGGAGACTGTCCTCATTACAGGAGGAGGTGGATATTTTGGCTTCCG cCTTGGCTGTGCTCTGAACCAGAAAGGAGTCCATGTGATCCTGTTCGATATTAGTAGCCCTTCCCAGAGCCTTCCAGAAGGAATCACGTTTGTACGTGGAGACATCCGCCACCTCTCTGATGTGGAGACAGCCTTCCAAGATGCTGACATCACATGTGTATTCCATATTGCCTCTTATGGTATGTCTGGGCGGGAGCAGCTGAATCAAACCCTGATTGAAGAAGTCAACGTGGGTGGCACGGACAATGTCCTCCGGATCTGCCAGAGGAGAGGAGTGCCCAGGTTAGTTTACACAAGCACATTCAATGTCGTCTTCGGAGGTCAAGTCATCACAAATGGGGATGAGTCACTGCCCTACCTGCCTCTCCATCTTCACCCAGATCACTACTCCCGAACCAAATCCATCGCAGAAAAGAAGGTGCTAGAAGCCAATGGGTTAGCCCTGGACCAAGGCAATGGGGTCCTCCGAACCTGCGCACTGAGGCCAGCCGGTATCTACGGGCCTGGAGAGCAAAGGCACCTTCCCAGAATAGTGAGCTACATCGAGAGAGGCCTGTTCAAATTCGTGTATGGGGATCCCAGCAGCCTGGTTGAGTTTGTCCACGTGGAAAACTTGGTTCAGGCTCATCTTCTGGCCTCTGAAGCTCTGAAAGCTGACAAGGAACACATTGCCTCTGGGAAGCCCTACTTCATCTCAGATGGCAGACCGGTGAACAACTTCGAGTTTTTCCGGCCACTGGTAGAGGGCCTGGGCTACGAGTTCCCGACCACCCGCCTGCCACTCACCCTCATCTACTTCTGTGCTTTCCTGATAGAGGTGGTGCACTTCATTCTGGGTAGACTGTACAACTTCCAGCCCTTCCTCACCCGCACCGAAGTCTATAAAACTGGCGTCACACATTACTTTAGCTTAGAGAAAGCCAAGAAGGAGCTTGGCTATGCCCCTCAGCAGTTTGGCCTGCAGGAGGTGGTGGAATGGTTTAAGGCCCACGGTCATGGCAGAAGTGCTGAAGGTCAGGACTCCGGATGTCTTCTTTGGGATTGGGTGTTGGTCTTTCTCTTGGCTGTGTCCTTTCTTACTTGGTTCCCTCCATCCACGACTGTGTCAGCATGA
- the Sdr42e1 gene encoding short-chain dehydrogenase/reductase family 42E member 1 isoform X1 yields the protein MGTRPDQQAEGTVIPSPSHMAIQRSPKETVLITGGGGYFGFRLGCALNQKGVHVILFDISSPSQSLPEGITFVRGDIRHLSDVETAFQDADITCVFHIASYGMSGREQLNQTLIEEVNVGGTDNVLRICQRRGVPRLVYTSTFNVVFGGQVITNGDESLPYLPLHLHPDHYSRTKSIAEKKVLEANGLALDQGNGVLRTCALRPAGIYGPGEQRHLPRIVSYIERGLFKFVYGDPSSLVEFVHVENLVQAHLLASEALKADKEHIASGKPYFISDGRPVNNFEFFRPLVEGLGYEFPTTRLPLTLIYFCAFLIEVVHFILGRLYNFQPFLTRTEVYKTGVTHYFSLEKAKKELGYAPQQFGLQEVVEWFKAHGHGRSAEGQDSGCLLWDWVLVFLLAVSFLTWFPPSTTVSA from the exons GTACTGTTATCCCTTCACCATCACACATGGCTATCCAAAGATCCCCAAAGGAGACTGTCCTCATTACAGGAGGAGGTGGATATTTTGGCTTCCG cCTTGGCTGTGCTCTGAACCAGAAAGGAGTCCATGTGATCCTGTTCGATATTAGTAGCCCTTCCCAGAGCCTTCCAGAAGGAATCACGTTTGTACGTGGAGACATCCGCCACCTCTCTGATGTGGAGACAGCCTTCCAAGATGCTGACATCACATGTGTATTCCATATTGCCTCTTATGGTATGTCTGGGCGGGAGCAGCTGAATCAAACCCTGATTGAAGAAGTCAACGTGGGTGGCACGGACAATGTCCTCCGGATCTGCCAGAGGAGAGGAGTGCCCAGGTTAGTTTACACAAGCACATTCAATGTCGTCTTCGGAGGTCAAGTCATCACAAATGGGGATGAGTCACTGCCCTACCTGCCTCTCCATCTTCACCCAGATCACTACTCCCGAACCAAATCCATCGCAGAAAAGAAGGTGCTAGAAGCCAATGGGTTAGCCCTGGACCAAGGCAATGGGGTCCTCCGAACCTGCGCACTGAGGCCAGCCGGTATCTACGGGCCTGGAGAGCAAAGGCACCTTCCCAGAATAGTGAGCTACATCGAGAGAGGCCTGTTCAAATTCGTGTATGGGGATCCCAGCAGCCTGGTTGAGTTTGTCCACGTGGAAAACTTGGTTCAGGCTCATCTTCTGGCCTCTGAAGCTCTGAAAGCTGACAAGGAACACATTGCCTCTGGGAAGCCCTACTTCATCTCAGATGGCAGACCGGTGAACAACTTCGAGTTTTTCCGGCCACTGGTAGAGGGCCTGGGCTACGAGTTCCCGACCACCCGCCTGCCACTCACCCTCATCTACTTCTGTGCTTTCCTGATAGAGGTGGTGCACTTCATTCTGGGTAGACTGTACAACTTCCAGCCCTTCCTCACCCGCACCGAAGTCTATAAAACTGGCGTCACACATTACTTTAGCTTAGAGAAAGCCAAGAAGGAGCTTGGCTATGCCCCTCAGCAGTTTGGCCTGCAGGAGGTGGTGGAATGGTTTAAGGCCCACGGTCATGGCAGAAGTGCTGAAGGTCAGGACTCCGGATGTCTTCTTTGGGATTGGGTGTTGGTCTTTCTCTTGGCTGTGTCCTTTCTTACTTGGTTCCCTCCATCCACGACTGTGTCAGCATGA